In Carya illinoinensis cultivar Pawnee chromosome 6, C.illinoinensisPawnee_v1, whole genome shotgun sequence, a single genomic region encodes these proteins:
- the LOC122313388 gene encoding protein STICHEL, protein MSETRVGDPSKLHLKKELTQIRKAARVLRDPGTSSSWKSPLNSSRSVPPAASPSTWEHLLQSDHFQNNNGKDKEKNVFLYNWKGHKSSTEKSAAMATIDDDDDGSSSSIPGGSVEDNLSDGRDGRDSKSDSFPSIFRCRNANPVSSANIKKKKKKRKKSKKTNTNLDALSKYRHKDDIVGRNLVNSKPPFQSHPSIGLSRDDSVGQSDDTEEYSNSEESRKILRASPLLLKLQHKNWSHSSKLLRKSGLREDSSFSYSTPALSTSSYNRYRNQNPSTVGSWDGTTTSINDGDDEVDDHLDLPGRQGCGIPCYWSKRTPKHRGVCGSCYSSSLSDTIRRKGSIMLCGSQVMYPRRPGSSSGSNKRSIASRSAQGVFPLLGDCRGGSSIGTGRSDDELSTNFGELDLEALSRLDGRRWSSSCRSQEGLEIVALNGEGEEEGTPDNIRSFSKKYKPMFFGELIGQNIVVQSLRNAVIRGRIAPVYLFHGPRGTGKTSTARTFASALNCLAPDETKPCGYCRECTDFISGKSRDLLEVDGTNKKGIDRVRYLLKKLSVESSSAFSEYKVFVIDECHLLPSKTWLAFLKFLEEPPERVVFILITTDLDNVPRTVQSRCQKYLFNKIKDVDVVARLRNISANESLDVESDALDLIALNADGSLRDAETMLEQLSLLGKRITTSLVNELVGVVSDEKLLELLELAMSSDTVETVKRARELMDLGADPMVLMSQLASLIMDIIAGTYNTIDAKCGDFFPGERSLTELEMERLKHALKLLSEAEKQLRVSSERSTWFTATLLQLGSIPSPDFSHSGSSRRQSCKATEDDPSSASREATAYKQKWDAHHTPRKPTSPASLQKAVSGNPNHLRELLSGVDGFSSNSNPKLSQSQSVDGGASAASCDNIMVGNMMFRCINLEKLNDVWASCIERCHSKTLRQLLAVHGKLVSISEVEGFLVAFVAFGNREIKCRVERFLSSITNAMEIVLRCNVEIRIILLPDSEASINIVKLVKLPEGLKKAETAAAVDQERKAVHPNPINGFSKRSLLLDGTYQSTSGSSDLTANGNGQTSSTRERRQEIPMQRIESIIHEQRLETAWLQTAEKGTPGSLSRLKPEKNQVLPQNGIYCQDQMDSMNSMAFSSQHWEDELNHEPKVNIGRVLRKDQNSKRIDRFPMSPSLLHDKSLAGNFSKNNLGYESGSGTGGCSGLFCWNNAKPRKRERVKVTSVRPHKGGRFSLFGDCSRPKKTECGSRR, encoded by the exons ATGTCAGAAACGAGGGTTGGTGATCCAAGCAAGCTACACTTGAAGAAGGAGCTTACTCAAATCCGAAAGGCAGCCCGGGTTTTACGAGATCCCGGCACGAGTTCCTCTTGGAAATCCCCTCTAAATTCCTCAAGATCTGTTCCACCGGCTGCTTCTCCTTCAACTTGGGAGCACTTGTTACAGTCTGATCATTTCCAAAATAACAATGGCAAGGACAAGGAGAAGAATGTGTTCCTGTACAATTGGAAAGGCCACAAATCCTCAACCGAGAAGAGCGCAGCAATGGCCACGATTGACGATGACGACGATGGATCTTCTTCTTCGATTCCGGGGGGCAGCGTTGAAGATAACCTGAGCGATGGGCGTGATGGTAGGGATTCAAAGAGTGACAGCTTTCCTTCCATATTCAGATGTAGGAATGCAAATCCTGTGTCATCGGCCAacattaagaagaagaagaagaagaggaagaagagtaAGAAAACTAATACAAATTTGGACGCTTTATCAAAATATCGACACAAAGATGATATTGTTGGTAGAAACTTAGTTAATTCAAAACCACCATTCCAGAGTCATCCTTCCATCGGGTTAAGCCGGGATGACTCTGTCGGGCAATCTGAtgataccgaagagtatagtaATTCTGAGGAGTCTAGGAAAATTTTGAGGGCGTCCCCATTGCTTTTGAAACTTCAGCATAAGAATTGGTCTCACTCTTCTAAGCTTTTGAGAAAAAGTGGTCTAAGAGaggattcttctttttcatataGTACACCGGCATTGTCGACTAGTTCCTATAATAGGTATCGTAATCAAAACCCAAGTACTGTTGGGTCTTGGGATGGTACTACTACTTCAATCAATGATGGGGATGATGAGGTGGATGATCATTTGGATTTGCCGGGTCGCCAAGGATGTGGGATTCCTTGTTATTGGTCAAAGAGGACACCCAAACATCGTGGTGTGTGTGGGAGCTGTTACTCTTCTTCACTTTCAGATACAATAAGGAGGAAAGGGAGCATCATGTTGTGCGGAAGTCAAGTTATGTATCCCAGGCGTCCAGGATCATCATCAGGTTCCAACAAGCGGAGTATTGCTTCAAGAAGTGCTCAAGGTGTTTTTCCATTACTTGGTGATTGCAGAGGAGGTTCATCCATAGGAACTGGGCGGAGTGATGATGAACTCTCTACTAACTTTGGGGAGCTTGATTTGGAAGCTTTGAGTAGATTGGATGGGAGGAGATGGTCGTCCAGCTGTAGAAGTCAAGAAGGACTAGAGATTGTAGCTCTTAATGGGGAAGGGGAAGAGGAAGGCACACCGGACAATATCAGGAGTTTTAGTAAGAAGTACAAACCGATGTTCTTTGGTGAATTAATTGGGCAGAATATTGTTGTCCAGTCGCTGAGAAATGCTGTTATAAGGGGTCGGATTGCCCCTGTTTATCTTTTTCACGGTCCCCGTGGAACTGGAAAGACATCAACAGCCAGGACTTTTGCCTCTGCCTTGAATTGTCTGGCTCCTGATGAAACCAAGCCATGTGGTTACTGCAGGGAATGCACTGATTTCATCTCTGGCAAGAGTAGAGATCTGTTGGAAGTTGATGGAACCAATAAGAAAGGAATTGATAGAGTTAGGTACTTATTGAAGAAACTATCGGTGGAGTCCTCATCAGCCTTCTCAGAATACAAGGTTTTTGTTATTGATGAGTGTCACTTGTTACCCTCTAAGACATGGCTGgcatttctcaaatttcttgaagaaCCACCAGAGCGAGTTGTGTTCATACTTATAACAACTGACCTTGACAATGTACCTCGTACTGTACAATCACGGTGTCAGAAATACCTTTTCAACAAAATTAAAGATGTTGATGTTGTAGCCAGGTTACGGAATATTTCTGCTAATGAGAGCCTGGATGTTGAATCGGATGCATTGGATTTGATTGCTTTGAATGCAGATGGTTCACTTCGAGATGCAGAAACTATGTTGGAACAATTGAGTTTACTGGGGAAAAGAATCACCACATCTCTTGTAAATGAACTC GTGGGAGTTGTTTCAGATGAAAAATTACTggaacttttggagttagcaatGTCATCAGACACTGTAGAAACAGTGAAAAGAGCCAGGGAGTTGATGGACTTGGGGGCTGATCCCATGGTTTTGATGTCTCAACTGGCCAGTCTCATTATGGATATCATTGCTGGAACTTACAACACAATTGATGCTAAATGTGGTGATTTTTTCCCTGGTGAAAGAAGCT TGACTGAATTAGAAATGGAGAGATTAAAGCACGCTCTGAAGCTTCTTTCAGAGGCTGAGAAACAGCTAAGGGTTTCAAGTGAACGCTCAACCTGGTTCACAGCAACCTTATTGCAGCTCGGTTCAATACCTTCTCCAGACTTTTCTCACTCTGGAAGCAGCAGAAGGCAGAGCTGTAAGGCAACCGAGGATGACCCATCCAGTGCTTCAAGAGAAGCTACTGCTTACAAGCAGAAGTGGGATGCTCACCATACTCCTCGAAAACCAACTTCTCCTGCTTCCCTGCAGAAGGCAGTAAGTGGGAATCCCAACCATCTTAGGGAACTGTTGTCAGGGGTTGACGGTTTCAGCTCCAACTCCAATCCCAAGCTGTCACAAAGCCAGTCAGTTGATGGGGGTGCCTCGGCTGCCTCATGTGATAATATTATGGTTGGAAATATGATGTTTAGATGCATAAACTTAGAAAAGTTGAATGATGTCTGGGCAAGTTGCATTGAGAGGTGCCATTCAAAGACACTGAGGCAGCTGCTAGCTGTTCATGGAAAGCTTGTGTCTATATCCGAAGTTGAAG GTTTTCTTGTTGCTTTTGTTGCATTTGGGAATCGAGAAATCAAGTGTAGAGTGGAAAGGTTTTTGAGCAGTATCACAAATGCAATGGAAATAGTTCTGAGATGCAACGTGGAGATTAGAATAATCCTTTTGCCTGACAGTGAGGCTTCTATTAATATTGTGAAGCTGGTCAAGTTACCAGAGGGTCTGAAGAAGGCCGAAACAGCTGCAGCTGTTGACCAGGAAAGGAAGGCAGTACACCCAAACCCAATTAATGGTTTTTCTAAACGTTCTTTGTTGCTGGATGGAACCTATCAATCTACCTCTGGTTCATCAGACTTAACAGCTAATGGCAATGGCCAAACCAGTAGTACAAGAGAGAGGAGACAGGAGATTCCAATGCAGAGAATAGAATCCATCATTCACGAGCAAAGGCTAGAAACTGCCTGGTTACAGACTGCAGAGAAAGGCACGCCTGGTTCATTGAGTCGTTTGAAACCTGAGAAGAATCAAGTCCTGCCTCAAAATGGCATATATTGTCAAGATCAAATGGACTCCATGAACTCAATGGCCTTCTCCTCTCAGCATTGGGAAGATGAATTAAATCATGAACCCAAAGTTAACATTGGGAGGGTCCTCCGGAAGGACCAAAATAGTAAAAGGATTGATCGTTTTCCCATGTCACCAAGTTTATTGCACGATAAAAGCTTAGCAGGCAATTTCAGTAAAAATAACCT GGGATATGAATCAGGGTCTGGAACTGGAGGTTGTAGTGGACTCTTCTGTTGGAATAACGCCAAACCTCGTAAGAGGGAAAGG GTTAAAGTAACCTCTGTTCGGCCACACAAAGGTGGACGGTTTTCATTGTTTGGTGATTGCAGCAGACCAAAGAAAACAGAGTGTGGATCTAGAAGATAA